In Aquimarina sp. TRL1, a single window of DNA contains:
- a CDS encoding glycosyl hydrolase has protein sequence MKLILRLGVLWSVLMILSTSLQAQKMNSDTFTGLKLRNVGPAFTSGRIADIAIHPKNENVWYVAVGSGGVWKTTNSGTTWKPIFDSQPSFSIGAIAIDPSNPHTIWVGTGENVGGRHVAIGDGIYVSHDDGATWKNSGLKKSEHLSKIIVHPTDSNIIWVVSQGPLWNSGGERGVYKSTDGGGSWKRTLGDDEWIGATDMVIDPRNPDVLYAATWQRHRTVAAYVGGGPGSGIHKSTDGGETWTKLTSGLPGSNMGKIGLAISPFNPDIIYAAIELDRRKGGVFMSANRGASWKKQSDAISGGTGPHYYQELYASPHHEGKLFFMNNRVLISDDHGKTFYTMNERNKHVDSHAMAFKASDPNYVLFGTDGGLYESFDLTKSWKFVRNLPITQYFKVAVDDSKPFYKIYGGTQDNGSHGGPSQTTAYSGISNSDWWKTLGADGHQSATEPGNPNITYGEFQQGALWRIDQTTRETVFIQPQAREGEAYERFNWDAPILISPHNPKRLYFASQRVWRSENRGDDWQPISNDLTLNQERITLPVYGKQQSWDNAWDVFAMSNYNTITSLAESPKQEGLLYAGTDDGLIQVTEDGGKTWRKYTLSSIKGLDHVPFVNDVRADLFDANTVYAAVDNHKYGDYKPYILKSTDKGRNWSVINGDLPNRLLIWRLVQDHVNPNLLFAATEYGIYFTYNGGTNWVQLKGGVPTISFRDITIQRRENDLVGASFGRGFFILDDITPLRNFKTSMLTEEATLFPIKDAYWYRRYSRVGSQGDAEYTAPNAPFGARFTYFLADNIKSLADTRKKKEKDNTDFPGWEALEKEKNQEKPAILLIIKDANGHTVNTVLGTNKKGFNRVNWGLNYPSKRGERLEDKGNGFDGSNMLVTPGVYSITLAKRIDGVTSILQGPTQFKVVPLYDGALPRKSFDEMNQFRKEVVDFQQDLTATNMMMKQMVQKIAAMKRAANKTTAPNDGLVQQINDTRLQLLTIEKELSGNPIKGEIGERSNPTANDGNRISWSAFTNTYGPTGTHKAFLNRSKKQLQQVKASLTKVIENTFPDIENKLRQAGAPWIEGQGLIKN, from the coding sequence ATGAAATTAATTTTAAGACTAGGAGTCTTGTGGAGTGTTCTGATGATTCTAAGTACTTCTCTACAAGCTCAAAAAATGAACAGTGACACCTTTACAGGGTTAAAACTTAGAAATGTTGGACCGGCATTTACATCTGGAAGAATAGCAGATATTGCCATTCACCCAAAGAATGAAAATGTCTGGTATGTGGCTGTCGGTTCAGGAGGCGTCTGGAAAACTACAAATTCTGGAACCACCTGGAAACCAATTTTTGACAGTCAACCATCTTTTTCTATAGGGGCTATTGCAATTGACCCTTCCAATCCACATACGATATGGGTAGGTACCGGAGAAAATGTAGGAGGACGTCATGTAGCTATAGGAGATGGGATTTACGTCAGTCACGATGATGGCGCTACCTGGAAAAATAGCGGTCTCAAAAAATCGGAACACTTATCAAAGATCATTGTTCATCCAACGGACTCTAATATCATTTGGGTCGTTTCTCAGGGACCTTTATGGAATTCCGGAGGAGAACGAGGTGTGTATAAATCTACCGATGGAGGAGGGTCATGGAAACGAACCCTGGGAGATGACGAATGGATTGGCGCTACTGATATGGTAATAGACCCAAGAAATCCAGATGTTTTATATGCTGCTACCTGGCAGCGACATCGTACTGTAGCTGCTTATGTCGGGGGAGGTCCCGGTTCAGGAATTCATAAGAGTACTGATGGAGGAGAAACCTGGACGAAATTAACCAGCGGACTTCCCGGATCTAATATGGGAAAAATAGGATTGGCAATTTCTCCTTTTAACCCGGATATTATTTATGCAGCTATTGAATTGGATCGTAGAAAGGGAGGGGTTTTTATGTCAGCAAACAGAGGGGCTTCCTGGAAAAAACAATCCGATGCTATTTCTGGAGGAACCGGTCCTCATTACTATCAGGAACTTTATGCATCTCCTCATCATGAAGGGAAATTATTTTTTATGAATAATCGGGTATTAATCTCTGATGATCATGGAAAAACCTTCTATACTATGAATGAACGTAATAAGCATGTAGATAGTCATGCGATGGCATTCAAAGCCTCTGATCCTAATTATGTATTATTCGGTACTGATGGAGGACTCTATGAAAGTTTTGATTTGACCAAAAGCTGGAAGTTTGTTAGGAATTTACCTATTACACAATACTTTAAAGTAGCAGTAGATGATTCCAAACCTTTTTATAAAATTTATGGAGGGACTCAGGATAATGGATCTCATGGCGGGCCTTCACAAACAACAGCATATAGTGGAATATCAAATTCCGATTGGTGGAAAACCTTAGGAGCAGATGGGCATCAATCCGCAACGGAACCAGGAAATCCTAATATCACATATGGAGAATTTCAGCAAGGAGCACTATGGCGGATCGATCAGACCACCAGAGAAACCGTATTTATCCAACCACAAGCAAGAGAAGGGGAGGCGTACGAACGTTTTAACTGGGATGCTCCAATTTTAATCAGCCCCCATAATCCGAAACGCTTGTATTTTGCGTCGCAACGTGTATGGCGTTCAGAAAACAGAGGTGATGACTGGCAGCCAATTTCTAATGATTTAACACTCAATCAGGAACGTATTACCCTTCCTGTATATGGAAAACAGCAAAGCTGGGACAATGCCTGGGATGTATTTGCTATGTCTAATTATAATACCATTACCTCTTTGGCGGAATCTCCTAAACAAGAAGGACTTCTATATGCAGGAACAGATGATGGATTGATTCAGGTAACTGAAGATGGAGGAAAAACATGGCGTAAATATACATTGAGCTCTATAAAAGGGCTTGATCATGTGCCTTTTGTCAATGATGTACGGGCAGATCTATTCGATGCTAATACGGTCTATGCGGCAGTAGATAATCATAAATATGGAGATTATAAACCTTATATACTCAAAAGTACTGATAAAGGAAGAAACTGGTCTGTTATCAATGGAGATTTACCGAATCGCCTTTTGATATGGAGATTAGTTCAGGATCACGTCAATCCAAATTTGTTATTTGCCGCTACTGAATATGGAATTTATTTCACATATAACGGAGGTACGAATTGGGTACAATTAAAAGGGGGGGTACCTACCATCTCTTTTAGAGACATTACCATTCAGCGTAGAGAAAATGACCTGGTAGGTGCTTCTTTTGGGCGAGGTTTTTTCATATTGGATGATATTACTCCTTTACGTAATTTTAAAACATCCATGCTTACAGAGGAAGCTACTTTATTCCCTATAAAAGACGCGTATTGGTATCGCCGCTACAGCAGAGTGGGGAGTCAGGGGGATGCAGAGTACACGGCTCCGAATGCTCCTTTTGGTGCCCGGTTTACGTATTTCTTAGCTGATAATATAAAATCCTTAGCAGATACCCGTAAAAAGAAAGAAAAAGACAATACTGATTTTCCCGGATGGGAAGCACTGGAAAAAGAGAAAAACCAGGAAAAACCAGCTATCTTACTCATCATAAAAGATGCAAATGGGCATACAGTAAATACCGTATTAGGAACCAACAAAAAAGGATTTAACCGAGTAAACTGGGGATTGAATTACCCGAGCAAACGAGGAGAAAGACTTGAGGATAAAGGGAATGGTTTTGATGGGAGTAATATGTTAGTGACTCCGGGGGTATATTCTATAACCTTGGCAAAGCGCATCGATGGAGTAACCAGTATCTTACAGGGACCAACGCAATTTAAGGTAGTTCCTTTATACGACGGAGCTTTACCAAGAAAATCATTTGATGAGATGAACCAGTTTAGAAAAGAAGTGGTGGACTTCCAGCAAGATCTTACGGCCACCAATATGATGATGAAACAAATGGTACAAAAAATTGCAGCGATGAAGCGAGCTGCTAATAAAACAACAGCTCCCAATGATGGATTGGTACAGCAGATAAATGATACCAGATTACAGCTGTTGACCATTGAAAAAGAATTGAGCGGGAACCCGATAAAAGGTGAAATAGGAGAGCGTTCGAACCCTACAGCTAATGATGGAAATCGCATTTCCTGGAGTGCTTTCACCAATACGTACGGACCTACCGGAACTCATAAGGCATTCTTAAATCGTTCAAAAAAGCAATTGCAGCAAGTAAAAGCAAGCTTGACAAAAGTGATAGAAAATACCTTTCCTGATATTGAAAACAAGCTAAGACAAGCTGGTGCTCCATGGATAGAAGGGCAAGGGCTTATCAAAAATTAA
- a CDS encoding LuxR C-terminal-related transcriptional regulator — MTDINSFFSLKNTIRDLTAKDIHQTTNYLEVIEAFTRTTYKSVYVIDYNTKGFEYVSDNPLFLCGNSATEVKEMGYDFYFKYVPKEDLELLVKINTVGFDFYEQTPLEERKEYSISYDFHLKNEEGKTILINQKLTPLFLNEKGKIWKAICFVSLSTQQQSGNIIISKKDGRKKITYDLANDCWKPMEKIELSTREKEILQYSIRGYTIHEISEKIYISPDTIKFHRKKLFEKLGVSNIYEAISYATIHKLL, encoded by the coding sequence ATGACTGACATCAACTCTTTTTTTTCATTAAAAAATACAATTAGAGACCTAACCGCTAAGGATATTCATCAAACAACAAATTATCTGGAGGTTATAGAAGCGTTTACAAGAACTACCTACAAGAGTGTATATGTAATTGATTATAATACAAAAGGCTTTGAGTACGTTTCGGATAATCCTTTGTTCTTATGTGGAAACTCTGCCACCGAAGTCAAAGAAATGGGGTATGATTTTTATTTTAAATACGTCCCTAAAGAAGATTTGGAATTACTCGTAAAAATAAATACTGTCGGGTTTGATTTTTATGAACAAACCCCCTTGGAAGAGCGAAAAGAATATAGTATTTCGTATGATTTTCACTTAAAAAATGAAGAAGGAAAAACAATTCTGATCAACCAAAAGCTTACGCCTTTATTTCTAAATGAAAAAGGAAAAATCTGGAAGGCCATTTGTTTTGTATCATTATCCACACAGCAACAATCAGGAAATATTATTATCTCTAAAAAAGACGGCAGGAAAAAGATCACCTATGATCTCGCAAATGATTGCTGGAAACCTATGGAAAAAATAGAGCTATCCACCAGGGAAAAAGAAATTCTGCAATATTCAATTCGCGGCTATACCATACATGAAATTTCAGAAAAGATTTATATCTCTCCGGATACGATAAAATTTCACAGAAAAAAACTTTTTGAAAAACTGGGAGTCTCTAATATATATGAAGCTATTTCGTATGCGACTATTCATAAACTTTTATAG
- a CDS encoding AraC family transcriptional regulator — MKTSNFTFSNISEFHDHFNLGKPENPLFSVVHNELEEDEQASCETYTFDGPIVLNCQFYTISFKNIIAGELIYGRTKYDCTNGTLLFTAPNQTLSFKEMVFSSESYHIALHKDYIRSSDIYNKIKKYNFFNYNVNEALHLSPKEEQIIKSIFENIKVEYHNNQDEFSKEIIISQLDTLLKYADRFYKRQFINRTDDNKILITRFKDVLNAYFEQNLFAKEGIPTVDWMAAQLQVSHRYMSDTIKAETGKTAIDQINLFIVEEAKSMLLNPNASISETAYKLGFEYPQYFTRVFKKKVGMSPKAYIKEHSLN, encoded by the coding sequence GTTTAGTGTAGTCCATAACGAATTAGAGGAAGATGAACAGGCTAGTTGTGAGACCTATACCTTTGATGGACCTATAGTATTGAATTGCCAGTTTTATACGATCAGTTTTAAGAACATTATCGCTGGAGAACTGATATACGGGCGTACCAAATATGATTGTACCAACGGAACTCTCCTATTCACAGCCCCCAATCAGACATTATCATTCAAAGAAATGGTGTTTAGCTCAGAAAGCTATCACATAGCACTTCATAAAGATTACATTCGTTCCTCAGATATATATAACAAAATTAAAAAGTACAATTTCTTTAATTATAATGTGAATGAAGCATTGCACTTATCACCAAAAGAAGAACAGATTATAAAAAGTATTTTCGAAAATATAAAAGTAGAATATCACAACAATCAAGATGAGTTTAGCAAAGAAATTATCATTTCTCAATTAGATACCTTATTGAAATATGCAGATAGGTTCTACAAAAGACAATTTATCAATAGAACAGATGATAATAAGATTTTGATTACCCGATTCAAGGATGTTCTCAATGCATATTTCGAACAAAATTTATTTGCTAAAGAAGGAATTCCAACAGTAGATTGGATGGCTGCTCAATTGCAGGTAAGTCATCGCTATATGAGTGATACGATCAAGGCAGAAACTGGCAAAACAGCCATTGATCAAATCAATTTATTTATTGTCGAAGAGGCCAAGAGTATGCTATTAAACCCTAATGCATCCATCTCTGAAACTGCGTATAAATTAGGGTTTGAATATCCACAATATTTCACCCGGGTTTTTAAAAAGAAAGTAGGCATGAGTCCCAAAGCCTATATTAAAGAACATTCCTTGAATTAA
- a CDS encoding AraC family transcriptional regulator gives MFLIFICKTAYKLGFEYPQYFTRVFKKKVGMSPKAYIKEHSLN, from the coding sequence ATTTTTCTGATATTCATTTGTAAAACTGCGTATAAATTAGGGTTTGAATATCCACAATATTTTACCCGGGTTTTTAAAAAGAAAGTAGGCATGAGTCCCAAAGCCTATATTAAAGAACATTCCTTGAATTAA